A single region of the Mesotoga infera genome encodes:
- a CDS encoding ABC transporter substrate-binding protein: MKRKLAVLVMLILATLTLLGVTTDGVLTIAVEKDARSLDPIVVGDNASFQMYIQVFDPLVSVTPNLEIVPSLATWETEDSQTWVFHIREGIKFHNGDLLTADDVVYTFKTVMDPATSSPNFENLKIINSIEKLDHYTVKIVLQYPFAAFLERVFTQPIVNAKVREADPTAYGLKPIGTGPFVVEKWEKNNQLVLIRNENYWMKYPNLAKVIMKPIPEHSVALVNLESGDVDMVMSVLPDDFDRIRKNQKLELQIVPALNYYYLAFNVANTPVSDINVRKAIYMGVDMNAIVKAVLGEAGVRAQSSLSPSSWAYNKEVEKYALTYNPTEAIKLLKEAGYANGFEITIYTPQDTYRRKIAELMQIQLAAIGIKARVESLEWASYLPLIDVGKCSMYMMGWNWLTDPDGLIYDIHHSQIDAWKTGASSYNGTRFYSEVVDKALEDARKISDPAQRKILYGTVQDVIFSNYVHIPLFHRVSMTAINKRVKGYVTNAIEYTFLCTPETNVWVEN; encoded by the coding sequence ATGAAAAGAAAGCTAGCAGTACTGGTGATGTTGATTCTTGCTACTCTGACCTTACTAGGTGTGACAACCGATGGCGTTCTAACGATAGCCGTCGAAAAGGATGCGAGGTCGCTTGACCCGATTGTAGTGGGCGATAACGCTTCGTTCCAGATGTATATTCAAGTATTCGATCCACTTGTGAGCGTAACTCCGAACCTCGAGATCGTACCCTCCCTTGCAACCTGGGAAACGGAAGACTCTCAGACATGGGTCTTTCACATACGCGAGGGAATCAAGTTTCACAACGGTGATCTGCTAACCGCCGATGATGTTGTGTACACTTTCAAGACCGTCATGGATCCGGCAACGAGCTCGCCCAACTTTGAAAACCTGAAGATAATTAACTCTATCGAGAAACTGGATCACTACACCGTCAAAATAGTCCTCCAGTATCCGTTCGCGGCCTTCCTCGAAAGAGTTTTCACTCAGCCGATAGTTAACGCAAAAGTTCGTGAAGCCGATCCTACGGCCTACGGTCTGAAACCTATCGGTACAGGACCTTTCGTGGTCGAGAAGTGGGAAAAGAACAATCAGCTCGTTCTTATCAGAAATGAGAACTACTGGATGAAGTATCCTAATCTAGCAAAAGTAATTATGAAGCCGATTCCTGAACACTCAGTGGCTCTGGTGAACCTTGAATCCGGTGACGTGGATATGGTCATGTCTGTGCTTCCGGATGACTTCGATAGAATCAGGAAGAACCAGAAACTCGAACTCCAGATCGTTCCAGCTCTAAATTACTACTATCTCGCCTTCAACGTTGCAAACACTCCAGTGAGTGATATAAATGTGAGAAAGGCTATCTACATGGGAGTCGATATGAACGCCATAGTAAAAGCCGTTCTGGGCGAAGCTGGCGTTAGAGCTCAATCCTCTCTGTCTCCCTCATCGTGGGCTTATAACAAAGAAGTAGAAAAGTACGCTCTCACGTACAATCCGACTGAAGCGATAAAGTTACTGAAAGAGGCCGGATACGCAAACGGCTTTGAAATAACCATATACACCCCACAGGACACTTACAGAAGAAAGATCGCCGAGCTAATGCAGATACAGCTCGCCGCAATAGGTATAAAGGCTAGAGTCGAATCGCTTGAATGGGCATCGTATCTGCCACTTATAGACGTTGGAAAGTGCAGTATGTATATGATGGGCTGGAACTGGCTTACAGATCCGGACGGTCTTATATACGATATACATCACTCGCAGATCGATGCATGGAAAACCGGTGCCAGTTCATACAACGGAACGAGATTCTACTCCGAAGTAGTCGATAAGGCTCTGGAAGATGCGAGAAAGATCTCCGATCCCGCGCAGCGAAAGATCCTTTACGGTACGGTTCAAGACGTCATATTCAGCAACTACGTGCACATTCCACTCTTCCACAGAGTCTCCATGACTGCTATAAACAAGCGGGTCAAAGGATACGTAACCAATGCTATTGAATACACGTTCCTTTGCACACCGGAGACAAATGTCTGGGTAGAGAACTAA